A single region of the Ascaphus truei isolate aAscTru1 chromosome 6, aAscTru1.hap1, whole genome shotgun sequence genome encodes:
- the SMIM12 gene encoding small integral membrane protein 12, with translation MWPVLWVAARTYAPYITFPVAFVVGAVGYQMEWFIRGTPPKAAEEQSILERREERTLQEAAGKDLTQVISLKEKLEFTPKAVLNRNRQEKS, from the coding sequence ATGTGGCCCGTGCTGTGGGTGGCAGCCAGGACCTACGCTCCATACATCACTTTCCCTGTGGCCTTTGtggtgggggcagtgggatatcaGATGGAGTGGTTCATTCGTGGGACTCCACCAAAGGCTGCCGAGGAGCAGAGCATCCtggagcggagagaggagaggacGCTGCAGGAGGCGGCTGGAAAGGATCTCACCCAGGTTATCAGCCTGAAGGAAAAACTGGAATTCACCCCTAAGGCGGTTCTCAACCGGAACAGACAAGAGAAGAGTTAA